A genomic stretch from Mycobacterium paraterrae includes:
- a CDS encoding inositol monophosphatase family protein, whose product MSTPENQPARLRTVAETLAGEAAAFVRRRRGEVFGADAGADGDDAVQSKSTPTDPVTVVDTETERLLRDRLAQLRSGDAILGEEGGGPTDQASIDSGAVTWVLDPIDGTVNFVYGIPAYSVSVAAQIDGVSVAGAVADVVGGRLYSAGAGLGAHVTDGQGTRRLRCSTVDDLSRALVGTGFAYSGRRRAVQAQLVSRILPVVRDVRRIGSAALDLCMVAAGRLDAYYEHGLHVWDAAAGALIAAEAGARVVLPGPGDPDADSALVVAAAPGIGEELLTALDRFDGLVPIPG is encoded by the coding sequence CGAGACACTGGCCGGCGAAGCGGCCGCATTCGTGCGGCGACGCCGCGGTGAGGTGTTCGGCGCTGATGCCGGCGCCGACGGCGACGACGCGGTGCAGAGCAAGTCGACCCCCACCGACCCGGTGACCGTCGTCGACACCGAAACCGAACGGCTGCTTCGTGACCGGTTGGCACAGTTGCGATCAGGCGACGCAATCCTCGGCGAGGAGGGTGGCGGCCCGACCGATCAGGCAAGTATCGACTCCGGCGCGGTCACCTGGGTGCTGGATCCCATCGACGGCACCGTGAACTTTGTCTACGGCATCCCCGCGTACTCGGTGTCGGTGGCCGCCCAAATCGACGGTGTCTCGGTGGCTGGTGCCGTCGCCGATGTCGTCGGTGGGCGGCTGTATTCGGCCGGGGCGGGCCTCGGTGCGCACGTCACGGATGGCCAGGGCACCCGTCGCCTGCGGTGCAGCACCGTCGACGACCTGTCGCGGGCTTTGGTGGGCACCGGGTTCGCCTACTCCGGGCGGCGCCGCGCGGTTCAAGCGCAACTCGTCTCACGGATCCTGCCCGTGGTCCGAGACGTGCGGCGAATCGGTTCTGCGGCGCTGGATTTGTGCATGGTCGCAGCCGGTCGGCTGGACGCTTATTACGAGCATGGTCTGCACGTCTGGGATGCGGCGGCGGGCGCGCTCATCGCCGCCGAAGCCGGTGCGCGGGTCGTGTTGCCGGGACCGGGTGATCCGGACGCCGACTCGGCATTGGTAGTGGCCGCCGCGCCCGGCATCGGCGAGGAATTGCTGACCGCGCTAGACCGATTCGACGGTCTGGTCCCGATTCCAGGTTGA
- the cei gene encoding envelope integrity protein Cei: MVAHITEGTAFDKHGRPFRRRNAKPAIALLVVLFVASAVVWAVALTRPAEVHEATVCNPPPEQPDPAQPHLGTAVSRSTMINVAPAKLADTKVRVLNASGRGGQAADVSGALRDLGFAQPTAANDPVYAKTRLTCQGQIRFGEAGQAGAAAVWLVAPCAELYRDDRTDDSVDLAIGTEFGALAHSDDIATVLAGLRPGNTEPADPALLAKIHAGTC; encoded by the coding sequence GTGGTCGCGCACATCACTGAGGGCACAGCGTTCGACAAGCATGGTCGCCCCTTCCGCCGTCGCAACGCCAAGCCAGCGATCGCCCTGCTGGTGGTGCTGTTTGTGGCCAGCGCGGTGGTGTGGGCCGTGGCGCTGACCCGTCCGGCCGAAGTGCACGAAGCCACGGTGTGCAACCCGCCGCCCGAGCAGCCCGACCCGGCCCAGCCGCACCTGGGCACCGCGGTGTCGCGCAGCACGATGATCAACGTCGCGCCGGCCAAACTCGCCGACACCAAAGTCCGCGTCCTCAACGCCAGTGGCCGCGGCGGTCAGGCCGCCGACGTGTCGGGCGCGCTGCGGGACCTGGGATTTGCGCAGCCGACGGCGGCCAATGACCCCGTCTATGCCAAGACCCGGCTGACCTGCCAGGGCCAGATCCGATTCGGCGAAGCCGGCCAGGCCGGAGCGGCGGCGGTCTGGCTGGTCGCGCCATGCGCCGAGCTCTACCGCGACGACCGCACCGATGATTCCGTTGACTTGGCTATCGGCACCGAGTTCGGTGCGCTGGCCCACAGCGACGACATCGCCACGGTGCTCGCCGGTCTGCGGCCCGGCAACACCGAGCCCGCGGATCCCGCCCTGCTGGCCAAGATCCACGCCGGGACCTGCTGA
- a CDS encoding DUF4193 domain-containing protein — protein MATDYDAPRRTETDDVSEDSLEELKARRNEAASAVVDVDESESAESFELPGADLSGEELSVRVIPKQADEFTCSSCFLVQHRSRLASEKGGVMICTDCAA, from the coding sequence ATGGCAACTGATTATGACGCCCCAAGGCGTACCGAAACCGACGACGTTTCAGAGGACTCTCTCGAGGAGCTCAAGGCACGGCGAAACGAGGCGGCGTCGGCGGTTGTCGACGTCGACGAATCCGAGTCCGCCGAGTCATTCGAGCTCCCTGGGGCCGACTTGTCCGGCGAAGAGCTCTCGGTCCGCGTCATCCCGAAACAGGCCGACGAATTCACCTGCTCGAGTTGCTTCCTGGTCCAGCACCGCAGCCGGCTCGCGAGCGAAAAGGGCGGCGTGATGATCTGTACGGACTGCGCGGCCTGA
- a CDS encoding DUF3093 domain-containing protein: MSGTPVTPHNVRYRERLWVPWWWWPLGFGLAAVIAFEVNMGVPSLPDWLPFAVLFVVAAGALLWLGRIEVRVTTGDDGVELWAGDAHLPVSVIARSADIPRSAKSAALGRQFDPAAFVVHRGWVGPMVLVVLDDADDPTPYWLVSTRHPGRVLSALRS; this comes from the coding sequence ATGTCAGGGACGCCAGTCACGCCGCACAACGTGCGGTACCGCGAGCGTTTGTGGGTGCCGTGGTGGTGGTGGCCACTGGGTTTCGGGTTGGCGGCGGTGATCGCGTTCGAAGTCAACATGGGCGTGCCGAGCCTGCCGGATTGGCTGCCGTTCGCGGTGTTGTTCGTCGTTGCCGCGGGCGCATTGCTCTGGCTGGGCCGCATCGAAGTCCGGGTCACCACCGGCGACGACGGAGTGGAGCTGTGGGCCGGCGACGCCCATCTACCTGTGTCGGTCATCGCAAGGTCCGCCGACATCCCGCGCTCGGCCAAATCCGCGGCGCTGGGCCGCCAATTCGACCCAGCCGCGTTTGTTGTGCATCGCGGCTGGGTCGGCCCCATGGTGCTAGTGGTGCTGGACGACGCGGACGACCCAACGCCCTACTGGCTGGTGAGCACCCGCCATCCCGGCCGGGTGTTGTCGGCACTACGCAGTTAG
- the dut gene encoding dUTP diphosphatase: MSTSLAVVRLDPGLPLPARAHHGDAGVDLYSAEDVELAPGHRALVGTGIAVAIPVGMVGLVHPRSGLAARVGLSIVNSPGTIDAGYRGEIKVSLINLDPAVPIVVNRGDRIAQLVVQRVELVDLVEVSSFDEAGMADTSRGAGGHGSSGGHASL, encoded by the coding sequence GTGTCGACGAGTCTGGCGGTTGTTCGTCTCGACCCCGGGCTTCCGCTGCCCGCCCGGGCCCACCACGGTGATGCCGGCGTAGATCTGTACAGCGCCGAAGACGTCGAGCTCGCGCCCGGGCACCGGGCGTTGGTGGGTACGGGAATCGCGGTGGCGATCCCGGTCGGGATGGTGGGGCTGGTGCACCCGCGGTCCGGTTTGGCTGCGCGAGTAGGACTTTCGATCGTCAACAGTCCCGGCACGATCGACGCGGGTTACCGTGGAGAGATCAAGGTCTCGCTGATCAACCTCGACCCGGCGGTGCCGATCGTGGTCAATCGCGGTGACCGGATCGCGCAGCTGGTGGTGCAGCGCGTCGAGCTGGTTGACCTGGTCGAGGTGTCGTCGTTCGACGAGGCCGGGATGGCCGACACTTCCCGTGGCGCCGGCGGCCACGGTTCCTCGGGAGGACATGCGAGTCTCTGA
- a CDS encoding DUF3710 domain-containing protein, producing MAFGRRKSKDHPVDEPDVAGLHRKPDAPADTAVVDDVDGPFDIEDFDEPSAATEGRLDLGSVLIPLPEAAQLQVELTENGVPSAVWVVTANGRFTIAAYAAPKTGGLWREVAAELAESLRNDGASVTIQDGRWGREVVGTATGVVRFIGVDGYRWMIRCVVNGSTESIDALTEQARNALLDTVIRRGDTPLPVRTPLPVQLPEPMASQLREAAAAQMAGGEPVEQSAADVVRQDDTPERRGASGSAMQQLRGTGG from the coding sequence ATGGCATTTGGCAGACGTAAATCAAAAGACCACCCGGTCGACGAACCGGACGTGGCGGGCTTACACCGGAAGCCGGACGCGCCCGCCGACACCGCGGTCGTCGACGACGTGGACGGCCCCTTCGACATCGAGGACTTCGACGAGCCGTCGGCGGCCACGGAAGGTCGCCTGGACCTCGGCTCGGTGTTGATTCCGTTGCCGGAGGCGGCGCAGCTGCAGGTCGAGCTGACAGAGAACGGCGTTCCGAGCGCGGTGTGGGTGGTGACGGCTAACGGTCGTTTCACCATCGCCGCTTACGCCGCACCCAAGACGGGCGGACTGTGGCGGGAAGTCGCCGCAGAACTGGCCGAGTCGCTGCGTAACGACGGAGCCTCGGTCACCATCCAGGACGGCCGGTGGGGCCGCGAAGTGGTCGGCACCGCGACCGGGGTGGTCCGCTTCATCGGCGTCGACGGGTACCGCTGGATGATCCGATGTGTGGTGAACGGATCGACGGAAAGCATCGACGCGCTGACGGAGCAGGCGCGAAACGCCCTATTGGACACCGTGATTCGTCGCGGCGACACGCCCCTGCCGGTGCGCACGCCGTTGCCCGTCCAGCTGCCGGAGCCGATGGCGTCGCAGCTGCGCGAGGCCGCGGCCGCTCAGATGGCCGGCGGCGAGCCAGTCGAGCAGAGCGCCGCCGACGTCGTGCGCCAAGACGACACTCCCGAGCGGCGCGGCGCTTCTGGCTCGGCGATGCAGCAACTTCGCGGCACCGGCGGCTAG
- a CDS encoding alpha/beta hydrolase: MTIDLRGVTAVVLPGTGSDDNYAARAFGRPLRDADARLLTPAPQPARLIDGYLDDLNRAAASGPIVVGGVSIGAAVAVAWALQHPDRAVAVLAALPAWTGAPDGATAALAARHSARQLRDDGLEATTTQMRASSPAWLADELTRSWRAQWPDLPDAMDEAAAYVAPSLEELRRLETPLGVAAAEDDPIHPVEVGRQWAAAAPRAALRMVTLDQIGADPAALGAACLAALAEA, from the coding sequence GTGACTATCGACCTGCGCGGAGTGACCGCAGTCGTGCTGCCGGGAACCGGGTCGGACGACAACTACGCTGCCCGCGCGTTTGGCCGACCGCTGCGTGACGCCGACGCCCGACTGCTGACGCCGGCACCGCAGCCGGCCCGTTTGATCGATGGTTACCTCGACGACCTGAACCGTGCCGCAGCGAGCGGGCCGATCGTGGTCGGCGGTGTCTCGATCGGCGCGGCGGTAGCCGTGGCGTGGGCACTGCAGCATCCCGACCGTGCGGTGGCGGTGCTGGCCGCGCTGCCGGCGTGGACCGGCGCGCCAGACGGCGCGACCGCCGCCCTCGCAGCCCGACACTCCGCGCGACAGCTACGCGACGACGGCCTGGAGGCGACGACGACGCAGATGCGCGCGTCCAGCCCCGCGTGGCTGGCCGACGAATTGACCCGGTCGTGGCGGGCCCAGTGGCCCGATCTGCCGGACGCGATGGACGAGGCCGCCGCGTACGTGGCCCCGAGCCTCGAAGAGCTCCGACGGCTGGAGACACCGCTGGGGGTCGCCGCAGCCGAGGATGATCCGATCCATCCCGTCGAGGTCGGTCGGCAGTGGGCCGCGGCGGCGCCGCGTGCGGCGCTGCGCATGGTGACGCTCGATCAAATCGGCGCGGACCCGGCCGCGTTGGGCGCGGCCTGCCTGGCGGCGCTGGCAGAGGCGTGA
- a CDS encoding OB-fold nucleic acid binding domain-containing protein, which yields MAAEGFLRRLTRRLTEDPEQRDAEELCDEAVTTGAQRAIDCERGQEVTVVGTLRSVECNGKGCADGVRAELFDGTDTIELVWLGQRRIPGIESGRTLRVQGRLGKLDNGSKAIYNPHYEIQR from the coding sequence ATGGCTGCGGAAGGGTTTCTGCGCCGGCTGACTCGTCGGTTGACTGAGGACCCCGAGCAGCGCGACGCCGAGGAACTGTGCGACGAGGCGGTAACGACCGGCGCGCAGCGGGCGATCGACTGCGAACGTGGCCAGGAGGTCACGGTGGTCGGCACGCTGCGCAGCGTCGAATGCAACGGCAAGGGTTGCGCGGACGGGGTTCGTGCCGAGCTTTTCGACGGCACCGACACCATCGAGTTGGTGTGGTTGGGTCAGCGCCGGATTCCCGGGATCGAGTCCGGTCGCACCCTTCGGGTGCAGGGTCGGCTGGGCAAGCTGGACAATGGCAGCAAGGCGATTTACAACCCGCATTACGAGATTCAACGGTGA
- a CDS encoding DUF3159 domain-containing protein, with amino-acid sequence MMQQLGGVAGIVYSSLPVLVFVGTSKLLGLAVASGAALGVASLILLWRLVRRESVQPAVSGLIGVAVCVLIAYLMGESKGYFLLGIWTSLIYATLFAVSIVIRRPVVGYIWSWLHGHDRGWRDVRRAVYAFDVATLTWVVVFAARFVVQRVLYDTNHTGWLVVARIGMGWPLAAVAALVTFVAIRTAQRAVEASQKEALTATAADADAVPLPPR; translated from the coding sequence ATGATGCAGCAACTGGGTGGGGTCGCAGGAATCGTCTACTCTTCGCTGCCGGTCCTGGTCTTCGTCGGCACCTCGAAACTGCTGGGGCTGGCTGTGGCATCTGGCGCCGCGCTCGGTGTCGCCAGCTTGATTCTGCTGTGGCGTCTGGTCCGCCGCGAGTCGGTGCAGCCGGCCGTGTCCGGGTTGATCGGCGTCGCTGTCTGCGTGCTGATCGCATACCTGATGGGGGAGTCAAAAGGCTACTTCCTGCTGGGCATATGGACATCGCTGATCTACGCGACGCTGTTCGCGGTGTCGATCGTGATCCGTCGGCCGGTCGTCGGCTACATCTGGAGCTGGCTGCATGGGCATGATCGCGGCTGGCGCGACGTGCGTCGAGCGGTCTACGCGTTCGACGTCGCGACGCTCACCTGGGTGGTGGTCTTTGCGGCCCGCTTTGTGGTGCAGCGGGTGCTTTACGACACCAATCACACCGGCTGGCTGGTGGTGGCCCGCATCGGGATGGGCTGGCCGCTGGCGGCGGTGGCGGCGCTGGTGACGTTCGTGGCGATCCGGACGGCGCAGCGCGCCGTAGAGGCTTCGCAAAAAGAAGCCCTCACTGCGACGGCAGCAGATGCTGACGCAGTTCCTCTTCCGCCTCGGTAA
- a CDS encoding potassium channel family protein, with amino-acid sequence MKVAIAGAGAVGRSVARELIENEHDVTLIERKPEHIDQDAIPAAHWQLGDACEVSVLEQVQLHEFDVVVAATGDDKANVVLSLLAKTEFAVPRVVARVNDPRNEWLFTEAWGVDVAVSTPRMLCSLIEEAVAVGDLVRLMEFRKGQANLVEITLPDNTPWGGKPVRKLQLPRDVALVTILRGARVIVPQDDEPLEGGDELLFVAVTEAEEELRQHLLPSQ; translated from the coding sequence ATGAAAGTCGCTATCGCAGGCGCGGGTGCGGTCGGTCGGTCAGTGGCCCGCGAGCTCATCGAGAACGAGCACGACGTGACCCTGATCGAACGCAAACCCGAGCACATCGACCAGGACGCGATTCCGGCCGCACACTGGCAGCTCGGCGATGCCTGCGAAGTGAGCGTGCTCGAGCAGGTCCAGCTGCACGAATTCGACGTGGTAGTGGCCGCCACCGGTGACGACAAGGCCAACGTCGTGCTCAGCCTGCTGGCCAAGACCGAGTTCGCGGTGCCCCGCGTGGTGGCCCGGGTCAACGATCCCCGCAACGAGTGGCTGTTCACCGAAGCCTGGGGTGTTGACGTGGCAGTGTCCACCCCGCGGATGCTGTGTTCGCTGATCGAGGAGGCCGTCGCGGTCGGAGATCTCGTCCGACTGATGGAGTTTCGCAAGGGTCAGGCCAACCTCGTCGAGATCACCCTGCCGGACAACACCCCGTGGGGCGGCAAGCCGGTGCGCAAACTGCAGCTGCCGCGTGACGTCGCACTGGTGACGATCCTGCGCGGGGCCCGCGTGATCGTGCCACAGGACGACGAACCGTTGGAGGGCGGCGACGAACTGCTCTTCGTCGCGGTTACCGAGGCGGAAGAGGAACTGCGTCAGCATCTGCTGCCGTCGCAGTGA
- a CDS encoding potassium channel family protein: MRVVVMGCGRVGSSVADGLSRIGHDVAVIDSDETAFSRLSPEFAGERVLGLGFDRDVLLKAGIEGADAFAAVSSGDNSNIISARLARETFGVRRVVARIYDAKRAEVYERLGIPTIATVPWTTDRLLHALTQESETARWRDPSGTVAVLEVALHEDWVGRRMTDLESATGARVAFLIRFGTGILPEPKTVIQSGDQVYIAAISGHAAEALAIAALPPSEDAES, translated from the coding sequence GTGCGCGTGGTGGTGATGGGATGCGGCCGGGTGGGATCGTCGGTGGCTGACGGTCTCTCCCGGATTGGTCACGACGTCGCGGTGATCGACAGCGACGAGACGGCGTTCAGCCGGCTCAGCCCCGAGTTCGCCGGTGAACGGGTACTTGGGCTGGGATTCGACCGCGACGTCCTGCTCAAGGCCGGTATCGAGGGCGCGGACGCGTTCGCCGCCGTCTCGTCCGGCGACAACTCCAACATCATCTCCGCGCGATTAGCCCGGGAGACCTTCGGCGTTCGGCGGGTGGTGGCAAGGATTTACGACGCCAAGCGCGCCGAGGTGTACGAGCGCCTGGGTATCCCGACGATCGCGACCGTGCCGTGGACCACCGATCGGCTGCTGCACGCGCTCACCCAGGAAAGCGAGACCGCGCGGTGGCGCGACCCGAGCGGGACCGTCGCCGTCCTCGAGGTGGCGTTGCACGAGGACTGGGTGGGCCGCAGGATGACCGACCTGGAATCGGCCACCGGCGCGCGGGTGGCGTTTCTGATCCGGTTCGGCACCGGAATCCTGCCCGAACCGAAGACCGTCATCCAGTCCGGCGACCAGGTCTACATCGCCGCCATTTCCGGACACGCGGCAGAAGCACTGGCCATCGCGGCGCTGCCGCCGAGCGAGGACGCGGAGTCGTGA
- a CDS encoding APC family permease, with the protein MSKLSTAARRLVLGQPFRSDRLSHTLLPKRIALPVFASDALSSVAYAPEEVFLTLSVAGLAAYSLTPWIGLAVAAVMLVVVASYRQNVHAYPSGGGDYEVVTTNLGPSAGLIVASALMVDYVLTVAVSTASAMSNIGSAIPFVEHHKVLFCVAAILLVTALNLRGVRESGLAFAIPTYAFIAGVGIMLAWGLFRIYFLDESIKAESADFVMHAERSSVAGFAMVFLLARSFSSGCAALTGVEAISNGVPAFQKPKSRNAATTLLLLGTIAVSLFMGIILLAKETGVQVVDSPETQLTGIPHDYQQKTLVAQIAQAVFSDFRIGFLLIAVVTALILVLAANTAFNGFPVLGSVLAQHSYLPRQLHTRGDRLAFSNGIVFLAVAALAFIVAFRAQVTALIQLYIVGVFISFTLSQIGMVRHWTRLLRNETDPAARRTMMRSRAVNTIGFVATGAVLLVVLVTKFLAGAWIAIVAMTLLFALMKMIRKHYDTVSREIEQHAGAQDMVLPSKNHAIVLVSKLHLPTLRALAYARATRPDVLEAVTVSVDDAETRALVRRWEDSKLNVPLKVIASPYREITRPILDYVKRVSKESPRSVVTVFLPEYVVGHWWEHVLHNQSALRLKGRLLFMPGVMVTSVPWQLNSSERLKTMQPHAAPGDARRGIFD; encoded by the coding sequence GTGTCCAAACTTTCGACTGCGGCGCGCCGACTGGTGTTGGGCCAGCCGTTTCGCAGCGACCGGTTGAGCCACACCCTGCTTCCCAAGCGGATCGCCTTACCGGTGTTCGCGTCGGACGCGCTCTCGTCGGTGGCGTACGCCCCCGAAGAGGTCTTCCTGACGCTGTCGGTTGCCGGCCTCGCGGCATACTCGCTGACGCCGTGGATCGGTCTCGCGGTAGCCGCAGTGATGCTTGTCGTGGTGGCCAGCTACCGGCAGAACGTGCACGCCTATCCCTCCGGTGGCGGCGACTACGAGGTGGTCACCACCAACCTCGGGCCAAGCGCAGGCCTGATTGTCGCGAGCGCGCTGATGGTGGATTACGTTCTGACCGTTGCGGTTTCGACGGCGTCCGCCATGTCGAACATCGGCTCGGCGATCCCGTTCGTCGAACACCACAAAGTGCTGTTCTGCGTCGCGGCGATCCTGCTTGTCACGGCGCTCAACCTGCGCGGCGTGCGGGAATCCGGTCTGGCGTTCGCGATCCCGACTTACGCATTCATTGCCGGCGTGGGAATCATGTTGGCTTGGGGACTGTTTCGGATCTATTTTTTGGACGAGTCGATCAAAGCGGAGTCGGCTGATTTCGTCATGCATGCCGAGCGCAGCTCGGTCGCCGGCTTCGCGATGGTCTTCTTGTTGGCGCGGTCGTTCTCCTCTGGCTGCGCGGCACTGACGGGTGTCGAGGCGATCAGCAACGGCGTGCCCGCGTTTCAGAAGCCGAAGTCGCGCAATGCGGCGACGACGTTGCTGTTGCTCGGCACGATCGCCGTCAGCCTCTTCATGGGGATCATCCTGTTGGCCAAAGAAACCGGCGTACAGGTCGTCGACAGCCCTGAGACGCAACTGACCGGAATCCCGCACGACTACCAACAGAAGACCCTCGTTGCGCAGATCGCGCAGGCCGTCTTCAGTGACTTCCGGATCGGCTTCCTGCTCATTGCGGTGGTGACCGCGCTGATCTTGGTGTTGGCGGCGAACACCGCGTTCAACGGATTTCCGGTGTTGGGTTCGGTACTGGCGCAACACAGTTACCTGCCCCGCCAGTTGCACACCCGGGGCGATCGGCTGGCCTTCTCCAACGGCATCGTGTTCCTGGCGGTGGCCGCGCTGGCCTTCATCGTCGCGTTCCGCGCACAGGTCACCGCGCTGATTCAGCTCTACATCGTCGGGGTGTTCATTTCCTTCACGCTGAGCCAGATCGGCATGGTCCGGCACTGGACACGGCTGTTGCGCAACGAGACCGACCCGGCCGCCCGGCGGACGATGATGCGGTCCAGGGCGGTCAACACGATCGGCTTCGTGGCTACCGGCGCCGTGCTGCTCGTCGTCCTGGTCACCAAGTTCCTGGCCGGCGCCTGGATCGCGATCGTCGCGATGACGCTGCTGTTCGCGTTGATGAAGATGATCCGCAAGCACTACGACACCGTCAGCCGCGAAATCGAGCAGCACGCCGGTGCCCAGGACATGGTGCTGCCCAGCAAGAACCATGCGATCGTGCTGGTGTCGAAACTGCACCTACCGACGCTGCGGGCACTGGCCTACGCCCGGGCGACCCGGCCCGATGTGCTCGAGGCCGTCACGGTCAGTGTCGATGATGCCGAGACCCGCGCGCTGGTTCGCCGCTGGGAGGACAGCAAGCTCAACGTCCCACTGAAGGTCATCGCTTCGCCCTACCGCGAAATCACCCGCCCCATATTGGATTACGTCAAGCGTGTCAGCAAGGAGTCGCCGCGCAGCGTGGTGACGGTCTTTCTGCCGGAGTACGTCGTCGGTCACTGGTGGGAGCACGTCCTGCACAACCAGAGCGCGTTGCGGCTCAAGGGGCGGCTGCTGTTCATGCCCGGGGTGATGGTGACATCGGTTCCCTGGCAACTCAATTCGTCGGAGCGGCTCAAGACGATGCAGCCGCACGCCGCCCCGGGCGATGCGCGGCGGGGGATATTCGATTGA
- a CDS encoding class I SAM-dependent RNA methyltransferase yields the protein MEQLTLSVGAPANGGSCVARHDGRVVFVRYALPGEQVRVRVTADRGSYWHAETIEVLQPSADRTASLCPIAGVDGAGCCDLAFVEPAAARALKAEVVSNQLGRLGNYQWSDEVQPLSPTGVTGWRTRIRLDVGPDGRPGFHRYRSDELVADLNCGQLPARMTDGLTDIGWAPGAHLHVVVDDDGRRHVARTVRQGRRNMTEVVEGSGQGVQRAGRHSWRVPVTGFWQAHRDAARTYSDLVSEWAQPDRGMTAWDLYGGAGLFAAVLADAVGESGQVVTVDSSRTASRAARATLADLPQVRVVSDSVRRALTAQRGRADVAVLDPPRGGAGREVIDLLAAADVPRIVHIGCEAASFARDIGLYQSHGYTVGKLSVFDSFPLTHHIECVALLTR from the coding sequence CTGGAGCAGTTGACGTTGAGCGTCGGTGCGCCGGCGAACGGGGGAAGTTGCGTGGCGCGCCACGACGGCCGGGTGGTGTTCGTGCGTTACGCGCTGCCCGGTGAGCAGGTACGGGTGCGCGTCACCGCGGACCGCGGGTCGTATTGGCACGCCGAGACGATCGAAGTGCTCCAGCCGTCCGCCGACCGGACCGCGTCGTTGTGCCCGATCGCGGGGGTGGACGGCGCCGGGTGTTGTGATCTCGCCTTCGTCGAGCCGGCGGCGGCGCGCGCGCTGAAAGCCGAAGTGGTGTCCAATCAGCTTGGCCGCTTAGGCAATTACCAGTGGAGCGACGAGGTCCAGCCGCTGTCGCCGACGGGTGTGACGGGATGGCGGACCCGAATCCGGCTCGATGTCGGTCCTGACGGGCGCCCCGGCTTTCACCGCTACCGCAGCGACGAGCTCGTCGCCGACCTGAACTGCGGTCAACTGCCGGCCAGGATGACCGATGGGTTGACCGATATCGGGTGGGCGCCGGGCGCACACCTGCACGTGGTCGTCGACGACGATGGTCGACGGCATGTGGCGCGCACGGTGCGTCAGGGCCGGCGCAATATGACCGAGGTGGTCGAAGGCAGTGGCCAGGGCGTGCAGCGAGCCGGACGACACAGCTGGCGGGTGCCGGTGACGGGTTTCTGGCAGGCCCACCGCGACGCCGCCCGGACCTACAGCGACCTGGTCAGCGAATGGGCCCAGCCCGACCGCGGAATGACGGCCTGGGACCTCTACGGCGGCGCGGGGCTTTTCGCCGCGGTCCTGGCCGACGCGGTCGGGGAGTCGGGTCAGGTGGTCACGGTGGACAGCTCCCGTACCGCATCGCGAGCAGCCCGGGCTACGCTGGCCGACCTTCCGCAGGTACGGGTGGTCAGCGATTCGGTTCGCCGGGCGCTGACCGCTCAGCGCGGACGCGCCGACGTGGCCGTGCTGGATCCGCCGCGGGGCGGCGCCGGCCGCGAGGTCATCGATTTGCTGGCCGCAGCCGACGTTCCGCGCATCGTCCACATTGGTTGCGAGGCAGCATCTTTCGCTCGTGACATCGGCCTGTATCAGAGTCATGGCTACACCGTGGGCAAGCTGTCGGTGTTCGATTCGTTCCCACTGACCCACCACATCGAGTGCGTCGCGCTGCTGACCCGCTGA